In Bacillus cereus ATCC 14579, a single window of DNA contains:
- a CDS encoding DUF3914 domain-containing protein, which yields MQIGSNIHTLSQPTKITPSHLEHNTISSTKLESKKINDPIKFDIRLSEKEMKQPEHKFNELDLWKMLKDKGVPLWIILEMLQKARKEKEAQNNSVQNSNGIEETSETRLNEVM from the coding sequence ATGCAAATCGGATCAAATATTCATACATTGTCTCAACCTACTAAAATAACTCCATCTCATCTTGAGCATAATACTATCTCTTCTACTAAACTTGAAAGTAAGAAAATAAATGATCCTATCAAGTTTGATATTCGTTTATCTGAAAAAGAAATGAAACAGCCTGAGCATAAATTTAATGAATTAGATTTATGGAAGATGCTAAAAGATAAAGGTGTTCCTTTATGGATTATACTTGAAATGCTACAAAAGGCTCGTAAAGAAAAAGAAGCCCAAAATAATTCAGTTCAAAATTCAAATGGGATTGAGGAAACGAGTGAGACTCGATTAAATGAAGTAATGTAA
- a CDS encoding PLP-dependent aminotransferase family protein yields the protein MFKDFKVVKERPVYIQLKDYLKKMIMKGHLLGDQKIPSTRELSELLSVSRNTVLAAYADLEQEGLIYAVKGKGNFVAKVDISNTSSVKIDWKNKLNTVTALADELDLMKHGVRWEKGMIVFNSIAPDEKLFDVENFKRAFLTRMSIEGDIVLNYGYAKGYRPLMNYLLHYMEMKGVDISNKDILITNGFTEGLDIVLSSLSKKSGRVICENPTHHAALKLFRLHGLEVHGIDMHEDGIDTNAVEKSLREKDFEFAYLIPSYHNPTGIVTSSEKRTELMRLFSKYNVPIIEDGFNEELRYSGSHLAPLLTFAGAGNNVIYISSFSKVLFPGLRVGWIIADKELIHYLESVKRARTIHTSTLDQAVLFQYLHEGYFEKYLKKARSVYKKKYELAVGACNQYIPFKRMTGDGGLHLFIELEEHMNARTLLQKCYEKGVTFSPGDVFYSDGEGANTFRLGFSRLKEEEIVRGIKIIGDTLKNEIWS from the coding sequence TTGTTTAAGGATTTTAAAGTTGTTAAAGAACGTCCCGTTTATATTCAATTGAAAGATTATTTGAAGAAAATGATTATGAAAGGGCATTTGCTCGGGGATCAAAAAATCCCATCAACAAGGGAACTAAGTGAATTACTAAGTGTGAGTAGAAACACTGTACTCGCTGCTTATGCAGATTTAGAGCAAGAAGGACTCATTTATGCAGTTAAAGGAAAAGGGAACTTTGTTGCCAAGGTGGATATATCTAACACTTCGTCTGTTAAAATAGATTGGAAAAATAAACTTAATACAGTGACCGCATTAGCGGACGAATTAGATTTAATGAAACATGGTGTTCGTTGGGAAAAGGGAATGATTGTTTTTAATAGTATAGCCCCGGATGAGAAGCTATTTGATGTTGAAAATTTCAAAAGAGCTTTTCTTACTCGTATGTCCATTGAAGGGGACATCGTATTGAACTACGGATATGCAAAGGGATATAGACCGTTAATGAATTATTTACTTCATTACATGGAAATGAAAGGTGTAGACATTTCGAATAAAGATATTCTAATTACAAATGGATTTACAGAAGGATTGGATATTGTACTCTCTTCTTTATCAAAAAAATCCGGTCGTGTCATTTGTGAGAATCCAACTCACCATGCTGCACTTAAGCTTTTCCGTTTACATGGACTTGAAGTTCATGGGATTGATATGCATGAGGATGGTATTGATACGAATGCAGTTGAAAAAAGTTTGCGTGAAAAAGATTTTGAGTTTGCTTATTTAATTCCTTCTTATCATAATCCAACCGGTATTGTTACGAGTTCAGAGAAAAGAACGGAATTGATGAGGTTATTCTCAAAATACAACGTTCCTATTATAGAGGACGGATTTAATGAAGAATTACGTTATTCAGGTTCACATTTAGCTCCATTATTAACTTTTGCGGGAGCTGGCAATAATGTGATTTATATTAGTAGCTTTTCAAAGGTACTTTTCCCTGGTTTACGTGTAGGCTGGATTATTGCAGATAAAGAGCTGATTCATTATTTAGAAAGCGTAAAAAGAGCAAGAACGATTCACACATCTACGCTAGATCAAGCTGTTCTGTTTCAATATTTACATGAGGGATATTTTGAAAAATATTTAAAAAAGGCAAGATCTGTTTATAAGAAAAAATATGAGTTAGCTGTCGGGGCATGTAACCAGTACATTCCTTTTAAAAGAATGACTGGAGATGGTGGGCTGCATTTATTTATAGAGCTAGAAGAGCATATGAATGCCCGCACACTTTTACAAAAGTGTTATGAGAAAGGCGTTACGTTTTCACCTGGAGATGTTTTTTACTCTGATGGAGAAGGAGCAAACACTTTCCGATTAGGGTTTTCGCGCTTGAAAGAAGAAGAAATAGTTCGTGGAATTAAAATAATTGGTGATACATTAAAAAATGAAATTTGGAGTTGA
- a CDS encoding homoserine dehydrogenase, with protein MKIQVVLSGYGTVGREFIKLLNEKYSYIYETYGIQLVVSGVLGRNIAIHNEEGLSLHHLLMYGGGTAAIEKYLEYHPKERATTSISGTVLVESTVTNLKDGNPGKQYMKQAIEKQMDIVAISKGALVTNWREINEAAKGANIRIRYSGATAAALPTLDIGQFSLAGCSIEKIEGILNGTTNYILTKMYEEDMTFEEALKEAQNKGIAETNPILDISGSDSACKLLLLTNSLMETEKTLTDIHIKGIEHVTKQQIRNAKEQHKIIKLIASIYKDEGGNVNLNVEPCQIEKDHPLAKVNGTEKGITFFTDTMGQVTTIGGASNPRGAAAAALKDVINLYRKDL; from the coding sequence ATGAAAATTCAAGTTGTATTATCGGGATACGGAACAGTAGGTAGAGAGTTTATAAAATTATTAAATGAAAAATATTCATATATATATGAAACATATGGGATTCAATTAGTTGTAAGCGGCGTATTAGGGAGAAATATCGCAATACATAATGAAGAAGGCTTATCTCTTCATCATTTATTGATGTATGGTGGCGGTACCGCTGCAATTGAAAAATATTTAGAGTATCATCCGAAGGAACGTGCAACAACTAGCATAAGTGGTACTGTATTGGTAGAATCAACAGTTACAAATCTTAAAGATGGAAATCCAGGGAAACAATATATGAAACAAGCGATTGAAAAACAGATGGATATAGTAGCAATTTCTAAAGGTGCGCTCGTTACAAATTGGAGAGAAATAAATGAAGCAGCAAAAGGCGCAAATATACGAATTCGATATAGCGGTGCAACAGCCGCTGCACTACCGACACTAGATATCGGACAATTTAGTTTAGCCGGTTGCAGTATTGAAAAAATAGAAGGAATATTAAATGGAACAACTAATTATATTCTTACGAAAATGTATGAGGAAGATATGACGTTTGAAGAAGCATTGAAAGAAGCACAAAATAAAGGAATTGCTGAGACAAACCCTATATTAGATATAAGTGGTTCAGATAGTGCGTGTAAATTGTTACTTTTGACAAACAGCTTAATGGAAACAGAGAAAACACTTACTGATATACATATAAAAGGAATCGAGCACGTTACAAAACAGCAAATTCGAAATGCTAAGGAACAACATAAAATTATTAAATTAATAGCATCAATATATAAGGATGAGGGAGGCAATGTGAATTTAAATGTTGAACCGTGCCAAATAGAAAAAGATCATCCATTAGCAAAAGTAAATGGAACCGAAAAAGGAATTACGTTCTTTACAGATACGATGGGACAAGTTACTACAATTGGTGGGGCTTCTAATCCAAGAGGCGCTGCAGCTGCAGCTTTAAAAGATGTAATAAACTTATATCGAAAAGATTTGTAA
- a CDS encoding lipoprotein BA_5634 family protein: MKKQLSIFILSILLLLSVSACSKNENRFPANGVLIIGDENHTGAIMNRYKENTKEQEAFAVKTGRFDQKRVLIINESTAQAMMNAKLFRKRDQASLSKTLDTLPNFPKESSLLFINEEEKNIKSIEIEGNKIPVTYGSDAWLGNKRDYGALWYIVVAKNSVYKEIKANETNMQLLHFKKSLGDENPKISTDNTLINEKVKVRKLIEGYRDEVSIQFVTIGEKS; encoded by the coding sequence ATGAAAAAACAATTATCTATTTTCATATTAAGTATATTATTGTTATTAAGTGTAAGTGCATGTTCTAAAAACGAAAACAGATTTCCAGCTAACGGTGTGTTAATCATTGGAGATGAGAATCATACTGGAGCAATTATGAATCGTTATAAGGAAAACACGAAAGAACAGGAAGCTTTTGCAGTGAAAACAGGTAGATTTGACCAAAAAAGGGTTCTGATAATAAATGAATCTACTGCACAAGCGATGATGAATGCAAAGCTTTTTCGTAAACGTGATCAAGCATCCCTTTCTAAAACGTTAGATACGTTGCCGAATTTTCCAAAAGAAAGTTCCCTATTATTTATAAATGAAGAAGAAAAGAATATAAAAAGTATTGAAATAGAAGGAAACAAGATACCTGTTACATATGGTAGTGATGCTTGGCTTGGCAATAAACGTGACTATGGAGCACTATGGTATATCGTTGTGGCGAAAAATAGTGTGTATAAAGAAATAAAAGCAAATGAAACGAATATGCAACTTCTACACTTTAAAAAGTCATTAGGTGATGAAAACCCTAAAATATCGACAGATAATACGTTGATTAATGAAAAAGTAAAAGTAAGAAAGTTAATTGAAGGTTATAGAGATGAGGTATCAATTCAGTTTGTAACGATTGGAGAAAAATCTTAA
- a CDS encoding ABC transporter permease translates to MTFRQFAFNNIFRNKRTYAAHFLSSAFSIMIFFTYALLLFHPDLQGELKSTSATISAFGTLGFSVSQGLIFVFSFFFILYSVSSFLKTRKKEFGVLMMQGMSMRQLKKLLLIENMLIGLGSICIGIFIGLIFSKLVLLISASVLMINNGLPFYIPVRAVLLTVITFLFLFLIVSLFTFKMIKVTELVELIRAEEKPKPEPKSSVLLSLLSLISIGYGYFSVFRFIPSTNFITLGIGVLLVIIGTYFLYTQCSVYILHLAKRRETFFLKRTNILTFSELIYRMKDNATMFFIVSIISAVAFTAIGTTAALGNKDLVRMTNPYTLLYMAPENNKIADKHLSIIKNHLADANIPYRMASSSYIYTESNVYVMKLSEYNELARALGYQQETIEKEDEMLLIPGMVSQKQEFKNGDYKKNIEVIQGDWTKTFHVKKTVDNLVLPHDTKGIYIAIQDHVYDGIPLNSGPDNEDIIQYRTYGFVVDDWIKTKEVSNQLNNIFDQEPRDIHFEFRALTIELLSAKQTNGLLLMASVLVGIVFFTFAASFIYFRLYTDLNRDQQQYKMISKMGLSKRELKKVVTRQLLLMFFLPIVVAVIHTVVAYMALQQLVDFSILNSSIVILISFICIQVLYFFITRWRYLQKLHKTMEQ, encoded by the coding sequence ATGACTTTTCGTCAGTTCGCATTTAATAATATTTTTCGTAATAAGCGTACATATGCTGCCCATTTTTTAAGTAGTGCATTTTCTATTATGATTTTCTTTACGTATGCTCTTTTATTATTTCATCCTGATTTACAAGGTGAGTTGAAATCGACAAGTGCAACAATAAGTGCATTTGGTACATTGGGATTTTCAGTTTCGCAAGGATTGATTTTTGTATTTTCATTTTTCTTCATTTTATATTCAGTTAGTTCGTTTTTAAAGACGCGTAAGAAAGAATTTGGCGTTTTAATGATGCAAGGTATGTCAATGAGACAGCTTAAGAAATTATTATTAATTGAAAATATGTTGATTGGACTTGGTTCAATTTGTATAGGGATTTTCATTGGACTCATATTTTCTAAACTAGTCTTATTGATAAGTGCAAGTGTATTAATGATTAATAATGGTTTACCTTTTTATATACCAGTGCGGGCTGTATTATTAACAGTTATCACATTTCTTTTCTTGTTTTTAATTGTTTCATTATTTACATTTAAAATGATAAAAGTAACGGAACTTGTGGAACTTATTCGAGCAGAGGAAAAGCCAAAACCTGAACCGAAATCTTCAGTTTTATTATCGCTACTTTCTTTAATTAGTATAGGATATGGATATTTTTCAGTATTTCGCTTCATACCAAGTACTAATTTTATTACGCTTGGAATAGGTGTGCTCCTAGTAATTATAGGAACGTATTTTTTATATACACAGTGTAGTGTTTATATATTGCACCTTGCTAAAAGGAGAGAAACTTTCTTTTTAAAGAGAACAAATATACTAACATTTTCAGAATTAATTTATCGTATGAAAGATAATGCAACAATGTTTTTTATAGTATCTATTATATCAGCAGTTGCTTTTACAGCAATTGGCACGACAGCTGCTCTTGGAAATAAAGATTTAGTAAGGATGACGAATCCGTATACATTACTATACATGGCTCCTGAAAACAACAAAATAGCGGATAAACATCTCTCTATTATAAAAAACCATCTGGCTGATGCTAATATTCCGTATCGAATGGCTTCATCTTCATATATATATACAGAAAGTAATGTATATGTAATGAAATTAAGTGAATATAACGAACTTGCGAGAGCACTAGGGTATCAACAAGAAACGATTGAAAAAGAAGATGAAATGTTATTAATTCCTGGAATGGTATCACAAAAACAAGAATTTAAAAATGGTGATTATAAGAAGAATATTGAAGTCATTCAAGGCGATTGGACAAAGACATTTCATGTGAAAAAAACTGTCGATAATTTAGTTTTGCCACATGATACGAAAGGGATATATATTGCTATTCAAGATCATGTATATGATGGAATTCCACTGAATAGTGGTCCAGATAATGAAGATATTATTCAATATCGTACTTACGGATTTGTTGTAGATGATTGGATAAAAACGAAAGAGGTTTCAAACCAATTAAATAATATATTTGATCAAGAACCTAGAGATATACATTTTGAATTTAGAGCACTAACAATAGAGTTGTTAAGTGCAAAACAAACGAATGGGTTATTACTTATGGCTAGTGTTTTAGTCGGAATCGTTTTCTTCACATTTGCTGCTAGTTTTATTTATTTCCGATTATATACTGATTTGAATCGTGATCAACAGCAGTATAAAATGATTTCGAAAATGGGGTTAAGTAAACGGGAGCTAAAGAAAGTTGTAACGAGACAGTTATTATTAATGTTTTTCTTACCAATTGTCGTTGCAGTAATACATACTGTAGTCGCTTATATGGCATTACAACAATTAGTCGATTTTTCTATTCTAAATAGCTCTATCGTCATTTTAATTTCATTTATATGTATACAAGTTTTATATTTCTTTATAACTCGTTGGCGTTATTTACAAAAGCTTCATAAGACAATGGAACAATAG